The Gemmatimonadaceae bacterium DNA segment GGAGGCGAGCGGCGCTTCGACCACGTCGTCGTGGCGACGCAGGCCAATCAGGCCGCCGCGATGCTCGACCCGGCCTACCGCCGCGAGAAGGACGCGCTGGCGCGCTTCGCGTACGAATCCAGCCAGGTCATCGTGCACACCGACGAGCGTCTCGCGCCGCGCGACCACGCCCACTGGGCGCCAGTCAACCTCATCACCAGCGCGGCGCACGACAAGCCGATGGCGACCATCTGGATGAACCGCGTGCAGCCGGCCCTCGCCAAGTCCACGCCGGTGTTCCAGACCTGGAATCCGATCGTCGCACCGCGCGCGGAGTTGGTGCAGGCCGAGGCCTGGTTCGAGCGGCCGCTCGTGAACGGCTCGTCGCTCGAGGGTGCCCGTACGGTGCGGCTCCTGCAAACGCAGCACGGACGGCGGCTGTGGTTCTGCGGCAGCTACCTCGGTCCCGGCATCCCGCTGCTCGAGGCGGCAGCGCGCACCGCAATGGACGTCGCGTCGGCGATCAACGACGACGAGCGTATGACGCTTCGACTGCCAACGCCTCTGTCCCGTCCGGCATAATGTTGTACATCCGCATCACGAGCGCGTCGGGCGACGGATGCGCGAACGTGATGCGCCAGCCCCAGTCCGGTCCCGGCGGCGCAGGGTAACTGCCGCGGACGCTTACGTCGCCGTCGCCGGTGGCCGCGCCCGTCAGCGGCATCAGGCGGTGGCCGTTGTGGAACGAGTCCGCCCACGCGACGTCGCAACGGTCGGCCTTGAGATCGTCGCCGAGGAGCAGGATGCCCTCGCAGGGCTTTCCCTCGTACTCCCATCTGTAGCGCATCAGGAGCATTCGGCCGGCGGCTTCCCCGCTGACCTCGGCGGTGGTGGCGCATTCGATGGCAGCGGCGGTCGGCTCGAACCACAGCTTGTTGTGTCCGCTCCAGCTGCCCATCGCGCCAATGAGCTTGGACGGAATGCTCATCGCGTCGCCTCCACCCGCGCCAACGCGCGCTCGGCCTGGACGAGATGCCGCAGCTCGTGGCGCACCACGATCCACAGCGCCGAATAGGCATCGTAGCGCGCCCCAGCCACGAAGGGCGACTCCAGCGTGACACGGTCAATCTGCAGATCGGCGGCGGTCCAGAGCAGCGCCTGCTCCTCACCGATCCATTTCCGGAAGTCAGCGACCACCCCTTCGCGCGGAAGCTCGCTGCCGGGCACGAAGGGCTTCGGGGTCTTGGTACGCCCGAGCCGGAACCCGAGTACGACCGGCACCGGGCCCATCATCGCGGCGAGAACGCGCCCGAACAACGCGCCCTTATAGGCTCGCGTGCCGATGGGCCCCAAGGCCTTGGCCTCGGCGATGGCGGCACGCATCCGCGGCAGCATCGCGGCGCTGGAGAGGTTAAGGTGCGCGACGCACTCGGCCACCGACCACTCGTCGGGCGCGGGGCGGGCGTTCCACTGTGCGTCGCTCACGCGGGCGTCGAGTGCAGTGAAGCGCCGCGCGACTTCGGCGGACGCTTTGGCGATCTCGTCGAGCTGCTGTTGGGACGGCGAGGTGGACATTCGTTCCGGGGGGGGTTGGTGTTCGAGACCGGAATCTACAGCCGCCCGGCCCCTTCTGCCCTCGCGCCGCACGCCGCATCTTTCCGACCTCCCATCCATCGAAGAGGTCGCCGGGATGCGCCAATCGTTCTCGCTGCTGCTCGCCTTGTCTCTTGCGGCCCCGCTGGCCGCACAGGCCCCCTCCCCGCTCAGCGCCGAGCTCGATCGCCGGCTGAGCGGCGTGATGCCCAAGGTCGTGGCCTGGCGGCGCGACATCCACGAGCACCCCGAGCTCAGTGGCTTCGAAGTACGCACGGCGGCCTTGGTTGCCGATCACCTGCGGTCGCTCGGAATGGAAGTGCGCACCGGCGTGGGCGGGCACGGCGTGGTCGGCGTGTTGCGCGGTGGGCGCCCGGGGCGCGTCGTCGCGCTGCGCGCTGATATGGACGGACTGCCCGTGACCGAGCAGGTGGACCTGCCCTTCCGCTCGCGCGTCCGTGCGCAGTACAACGGCCAGGAAGTCGGCGTGATGCACGCCTGCGGACACGACAATCACGTGGCCATCCTGATGGGCACGGCGGAATTGCTGGCCGGGATGCGCGCGCAGTTGCCGGGCACGGTGGTGTTCATCTTCCAGCCGGCCGAGGAGGGTCACCCCGATGGCGGTGGCGGCGCCGAGCGGATGATCGCCGACGGCGTGCTCGACGACCCGAAGGTGGAGGCGATCTTCGGCCTGCACGTGTGGTCGGGCAAGCTGGGCGAGATCACGTACCGGCCCGGCCCGACGATGGCGGCGTCCAACTCCTACCGCATCACGGTGCACGGGCGCCAGACGCACGGCGCCAATCCCTGGGGCGGCATCGACCCCATCGTCGTCGGCTCGCAGATCGTGATGGGCCTGCAGACCATCGTCTCGCGGCAGACGGACATCACCGCGAACCCGGCGATCGTGACGGTCGGCCAGTTCAACGGCGGCGTGCGGAACAACATCATCCCGGACTCGGCGGTGCTGGTCGGGACCATCCGCACGTTCAGCGGCGAGCAGAAGGCCGACATCTTCCGCCGCGTGCAGGCCACGGCGCAGCACATCGCGATGGCGTCGGGCGCGCGCGTCGAGGTGAAGATCGACTCGGGCTACATCGTGACGCGCAATGACGAGGCGCTCACGGCGCGGATGCTTCCGACACTGCAGCGCGCGGCGGGCCGCGACAACGTGCAGCTCGCGCCGCTGGCTACTGGTGCCGAGGATTTCTCGTACTTCCAGGCGCGCGTGCCCGGGCTGTTCATCTTCCTGGGCGTGTCCAAGGCGGACGCGGACCTCAACACCGTGCCGCGCAACCACTCGCCGCTGTTCTTTGCGGACGAAGCGGCGCTGCCGGTGGGAGTTAAGGCGATGAGCTCGCTGGCGCTGGACTGGCTGGCGCAGAATCCTCGGCGCTGAGCCCCGCCCCGCACTCCACGCAGAACTTCGCGTCACTGTCCACGGCGGCGCCGCAGGACGGACAGCCAGCCCCGAGCATCCGCCCGCAGTCGGAGCAGAACAGCGCGTCCGACTCGGGCCGCGGGCCGCAGTGCGGGCAGGCGACGCCCCCTTGCCGCATCCGTGCGATGAGCGCCTCGGCTGCGTCCTCAGGCGCGGCGCCGTCCGGTGCGGCGCTCGCGGCGGCCGATTCGCGCGCGCGCAGCTCATCGAGCGCGCGCGGCGTGTACGCCGCCTTGAGCGCCGCGTAGTCCTCGTCCGACAGCTTGCCGGTGGCTTGGTCGAACTCGATCTCGCGCAGCGCGTCGATGGCACTGGACTCTGGCGCCGCCTCGGGCGCGAGTGCAGTCAGCGGTGCCGCAGCGGACCCACGTAGAATCGGCAGCAGCACGTACGCCAACGCGAGCACGGCGAGCGCCGCTCCGAGGAACAAGGCCAGCACCTAGGCGTCCTCGCGCAGCGCGGCCTCGAGCCGCGCCATCTCGTCATCGCTGGCCTGCGGGGCTACAGGCGGGGCACTGGGCGACGCCGCGACGGCAGCCGGCGTCGCCTTGGCGGTCCAGCGGCGGATCATCATCGTGAGGATGACGCCGCCGGTGGCCATCACCACCGAGGGCACGAAGTAGCCGGCCCAGTTGAAGCCCTGCTTGATCGGCGCGGTGAGCGCGACCTCGCCGTAGGTCTCGACGAAGGCATCCTTGATCTCCTGCGCCGTGTAACCACCGGCCACCAGCCGCATCACGTCACGGTGCATCGCCGGTGACACGCCGCAGGTGAAGTCGGTCGTGCGGCAGGTGTACACGTCGAGGATGCAGGTGCACTGGCACTTGAGCTCACGCTCGAGCCGGTCGCGTTCGTCCGGCGTCATCGACGGCGTGGCGTCGGGCTTGGCCGGACGGATCACCGGGCGATACGCATTCTGGTCCATCGGCGTGAAGTTCGGCTGCTGGCCGCCGATGGCACGCGCGCCAAGCGCGAGGCCCGTCCCCGCCGCGGCGACGAAGAACTCGCGACGATTCAGCATCAGACGCCCGCCGTCTCGCGGTGCTGCGGCGCCAGTTCGGCCACATAGCCGCTCTGCCGGCGTCGTTCGCTCTGCGGCCACATCACGATCAGCCCCCCGATCGCCATCAGCAGGCCGCCGTTCCAGACCCAGGCCACCAGCGGATTGAAGTTGATGCGCACCTCGGCGCGGTCGCCGATCGTGCCGGCGAGCACGAGGTACACGTCCTGCCGGCCCTGCGTGAGGATGCCGACTTCCGTGGATGGCTGGAAGGTCGGATTGCCGCGCGAATCGAAGTGCTGGCGCTTCTCGCTGGTCAGCGCCGGCTGCGGCCTGCCGTTGACCACCGGCAGCAGCGAGACCGCGACGACGTCGCGATTGAGCGCCTTGAACTGCGAGATGCCGTCACTGGTGAAGGTCCAGTCCTGCCCGAACGGGTCCTTCACGCTGAACGACTCCCCGTCCGCCAGCGTGACGTCGTACTCGGCCTTGAAGGCCATCCCGGCGAATGCCGAGAAGAGGATGACGATGCCGGCGTGCACGATGTAGCCACCGTAGCGGCGCCGGTTGCGCGCCACGAGGTTCACGAAGGCGACGGCGATGTTCTCGCCGTGCATCTTCGTCCGCGCACCGATGCCTTTGTAGAACTCCTGCACGATGGTGCCCGCGACGAAGGCGCCGAGGCCCCAGGCCATCAGCGGGTAGAGCTCGCGGGCCCCGAGCGTCCACAGCGCCGCCGCGGCGACGACGCCGACGAAGGCCGGACCGGCGAACTGCCGCTGGATGTTCTGCACCGACGCGCGGCGCCAGGCGATCAGCGGCCCGATGCCCGTCAGCGCCAGCAGCAGCAGGCCCAGCGGCACGTTCACCGTGTTGAAGAAGCTCTCGCCGACCGTGATCTTCGAGCCACGCACGGCCTCGGAGAGGATCGGGAACAGCGTGCCCCAGAGCACCGAGAACGCGATGCCGACCAGGACGAGGTTGTTGTAGAGGAAGGCCGCTTCGCGCGAGATCATCGCCTCGAGCTCGGCCTTGGCCTCGAGGTCCTTGAGCCGGATGCTCACGAGATACGCCGTGGCCAGCAGCGCCAGCACCATAAACCACGCGAACCAGTGCCCGATGCTGCTTTGCGCGAATGAGTGCACGGACTGGATGATGCCCGAGCGCGTGATGAACGTGCCGAGGATGCTCAGCAGGAAGGTGCCGACGACGAGGATCACGTTCCACTTGCGCAGCATTCCGCGCTTTTCCTGGATCATGATCGAATGCAGGAAGGCGGTGCCCGTGAGCCACGGCAGCAGCGAGGCATTCTCCACCGGATCCCACATCCAGTAGCCGCCCCAGCCGAGTTCCACGTAGGCCCACCACATCCCGAGCAGGATCCCCAGCGTCAGGAACACCCAGGAGATGAGGCTCCACTTGCGCACCGCGCCCAGCCACTCGGCGTCGAGCCGACGCGTGATGAGCGCACCGATGGCAAAGCCGAAGGGAATCGCCGTCGCGACGTAGCCGAGGTACAGCAGCGGCGGGTGGA contains these protein-coding regions:
- a CDS encoding amidohydrolase, with the protein product MRQSFSLLLALSLAAPLAAQAPSPLSAELDRRLSGVMPKVVAWRRDIHEHPELSGFEVRTAALVADHLRSLGMEVRTGVGGHGVVGVLRGGRPGRVVALRADMDGLPVTEQVDLPFRSRVRAQYNGQEVGVMHACGHDNHVAILMGTAELLAGMRAQLPGTVVFIFQPAEEGHPDGGGGAERMIADGVLDDPKVEAIFGLHVWSGKLGEITYRPGPTMAASNSYRITVHGRQTHGANPWGGIDPIVVGSQIVMGLQTIVSRQTDITANPAIVTVGQFNGGVRNNIIPDSAVLVGTIRTFSGEQKADIFRRVQATAQHIAMASGARVEVKIDSGYIVTRNDEALTARMLPTLQRAAGRDNVQLAPLATGAEDFSYFQARVPGLFIFLGVSKADADLNTVPRNHSPLFFADEAALPVGVKAMSSLALDWLAQNPRR
- a CDS encoding zinc ribbon domain-containing protein is translated as MLALFLGAALAVLALAYVLLPILRGSAAAPLTALAPEAAPESSAIDALREIEFDQATGKLSDEDYAALKAAYTPRALDELRARESAAASAAPDGAAPEDAAEALIARMRQGGVACPHCGPRPESDALFCSDCGRMLGAGCPSCGAAVDSDAKFCVECGAGLSAEDSAPASPAPASSSP
- a CDS encoding DUF1579 family protein, which codes for MSIPSKLIGAMGSWSGHNKLWFEPTAAAIECATTAEVSGEAAGRMLLMRYRWEYEGKPCEGILLLGDDLKADRCDVAWADSFHNGHRLMPLTGAATGDGDVSVRGSYPAPPGPDWGWRITFAHPSPDALVMRMYNIMPDGTEALAVEASYARRR
- a CDS encoding DinB family protein encodes the protein MSTSPSQQQLDEIAKASAEVARRFTALDARVSDAQWNARPAPDEWSVAECVAHLNLSSAAMLPRMRAAIAEAKALGPIGTRAYKGALFGRVLAAMMGPVPVVLGFRLGRTKTPKPFVPGSELPREGVVADFRKWIGEEQALLWTAADLQIDRVTLESPFVAGARYDAYSALWIVVRHELRHLVQAERALARVEATR
- a CDS encoding cytochrome c-type biogenesis protein CcmH, whose translation is MLNRREFFVAAAGTGLALGARAIGGQQPNFTPMDQNAYRPVIRPAKPDATPSMTPDERDRLERELKCQCTCILDVYTCRTTDFTCGVSPAMHRDVMRLVAGGYTAQEIKDAFVETYGEVALTAPIKQGFNWAGYFVPSVVMATGGVILTMMIRRWTAKATPAAVAASPSAPPVAPQASDDEMARLEAALREDA
- a CDS encoding heme lyase CcmF/NrfE family subunit translates to MVLIGELSLWIALLMGLWAVTLSFAGGYLKRQDLIVSGERGLYATTAFVVLASLGLWTALLTSDFSLRYVASFTSVNLPIVYKFSAFWGGQAGSMLFWCLVLAGYAAAATYTNRSKNRTLMPWVTGTNAAVLLFFVMATAIASNPFERLEWIPPDGRGLNPQLQNPAMAIHPPLLYLGYVATAIPFGFAIGALITRRLDAEWLGAVRKWSLISWVFLTLGILLGMWWAYVELGWGGYWMWDPVENASLLPWLTGTAFLHSIMIQEKRGMLRKWNVILVVGTFLLSILGTFITRSGIIQSVHSFAQSSIGHWFAWFMVLALLATAYLVSIRLKDLEAKAELEAMISREAAFLYNNLVLVGIAFSVLWGTLFPILSEAVRGSKITVGESFFNTVNVPLGLLLLALTGIGPLIAWRRASVQNIQRQFAGPAFVGVVAAAALWTLGARELYPLMAWGLGAFVAGTIVQEFYKGIGARTKMHGENIAVAFVNLVARNRRRYGGYIVHAGIVILFSAFAGMAFKAEYDVTLADGESFSVKDPFGQDWTFTSDGISQFKALNRDVVAVSLLPVVNGRPQPALTSEKRQHFDSRGNPTFQPSTEVGILTQGRQDVYLVLAGTIGDRAEVRINFNPLVAWVWNGGLLMAIGGLIVMWPQSERRRQSGYVAELAPQHRETAGV